Proteins from one Cicer arietinum cultivar CDC Frontier isolate Library 1 chromosome 3, Cicar.CDCFrontier_v2.0, whole genome shotgun sequence genomic window:
- the LOC101496616 gene encoding probably inactive leucine-rich repeat receptor-like protein kinase At5g48380, which yields MVLSSRIFSTPIIVSFFLLINCDMIFGTESDIFCLKSVKSSLNDPYNYLQSWNFNNKTEGFICKFSGVECWHPEENRVLNLKLSNMGLKGQFPRGIQNCSSLTGLDLSSNSFSESIPEDISTLVFFMTSLDLSSNDFTGAIPVSLSNCTYLNILKLDQNQLTGQIPPQLATLTRLKSFSVSNNLLSGQVPNFRIGLIAQDSYANNSGLCGGPLAPCGGKSSKTNTAVIAGAAVGGVTLAALGLAVGSLFYVRRVSRKKKEEDPEGNKWARILKGTKKNQVSMFEKPISTMKLSDLMKATNNFSKINVIGSGRSGTVYKAVLDDGTSLMVKRLLESQHSEQEFTAEMATLGTVRHRNLVPLLGFCLAKKERLLVYKNMPNGTLHDQLHPPAGECTMEWALRLKIAIGAAKGLAWLHHNCNPRIIHRNISSKCILLDVDFEPKISDFGLARLMNPLDTHLSTFVNGEFGDLGYVAPEYTRTLVATPKGDVYSFGTVLLELVTGEKPTHVTKAPETFKGNLAEWIIQLSMKSSLKDAIDESLVGKGVDHELFQFLKVACNCVTSIPKERPTMFEVYQFLRDIGSRYNFTTEDEMMVNTDTGHGVKLEELIVAPEQYD from the exons ATGGTTTTGAGTAGCAGAATTTTCAGtactcctattattgttagtttttttcttctgattaaTTGTGACATGATCTTTGGGACTGAGAGTGACATCTTCTGCTTAAAAAGTGTAAAATCTTCACTTAATGATCCATACAATTATTTACAATCTTggaatttcaacaacaaaactGAAGGGTTTATTTGCAAGTTCAGTGGTGTTGAATGTTGGCATCCTGAAGAGAatagagtcttgaatctcaaaCTTTCCAATATGGGACTTAAGGGTCAGTTTCCTCGTGGAATTCAAAATTGCTCGAGTTTAACAGGACTAGATTTGTCGTCGAACAGCTTCTCAGAAAGCATTCCAGAAGATATATCTACCCTTGTTTTCTTTATGACATCTCTTGATCTATCTTCAAATGATTTTACTGGGGCTATCCCTGTGTCCCTTTCTAACTGTACTTATCTTAATATTCTTAAACTAGACCAAAACCAACTCACCGGTCAAATTCCTCCGCAATTGGCTACGCTCACGAGGCTTAAGTCGTTTAGTGTTTCCAATAATCTTTTGTCAGGGCAAGTTCCAAATTTTAGGATCGGTCTAATTGCACAAGATAGTTATGCAAATAATTCGGGTCTGTGTGGTGGTCCGTTGGCGCCTTGTGGGGGCAAGTCGTCAAAGACTAACACTGCGGTTATAGCTGGAGCAGCTGTTGGTGGTGTGACTCTTGCAGCACTAGGGTTGGCCGTTGGATCGCTCTTCTACGTGCGTCGTGTTTCTCGcaagaaaaaggaagaagaCCCTGAAGGAAACAAGTGGGCAAGAATTCTTAAGGGAACCAAAAAAA atcAGGTTTCTATGTTTGAGAAGCCAATTTCAACAATGAAGTTGAGTGATCTCATGAAGGCTACTAATAACTTCAGCAAAATCAATGTTATCGGGTCTGGAAGATCAGGAACTGTTTACAAAGCTGTCCTTGATGACGGCACATCACTCATGGTTAAGAGATTGTTGGAATCTCAACACTCGGAGCAAGAATTCACGGCCGAGATGGCTACACTAGGAACCGTGAGACATCGTAACTTGGTTCCTCTTTTAGGTTTTTGCCTCGCCAAAAAGGAGAGGCTTTTGGTCTATAAAAACATGCCAAATGGTACTCTACACGACCAACTACATCCACCGGCTGGCGAGTGCACTATGGAGTGGGCTCTAAGGCTCAAAATTGCAATCGGAGCAGCCAAAGGATTAGCATGGCTTCATCACAACTGCAATCCTCGCATTATCCACCGAAACATAAGCTCAAAGTGCATCTTATTGGACGTTGATTTTGAGCCCAAAATATCCGATTTCGGCCTTGCTAGATTAATGAACCCACTCGATACTCATTTGAGTACTTTTGTAAATGGTGAGTTCGGCGATTTAGGTTATGTTGCTCCCGAGTATACAAGAACTTTGGTGGCTACACCGAAAGGCGATGTTTATAGCTTCGGAACCGTGCTTCTTGAGTTGGTAACAGGCGAAAAACCGACTCATGTGACTAAAGCACCAGAAACTTTTAAAGGAAATTTGGCAGAATGGATTATACAGCTCTCAATGAAATCTAGTCTAAAAGATGCAATTGATGAATCACTAGTTGGAAAAGGTGTTGATCATGAGCTTTTCCAGTTTCTAAAAGTTGCATGCAACTGTGTTACATCAATTCCAAAAGAGAGACCAACTATGTTTGAAGTATACCAATTTCTAAGAGACATTGGGAGTAGATATAATTTCACAACTGAGGATGAGATGATGGTAAATACAGATACTGGTCATGGTGTTAAGTTAGAAGAACTAATAGTAGCTCCAGAGCAATATGATTGA